AAAAATGATAATGTACTCAATATACATGTAATTACTATACCTCTACCTATTGCTTCCTCACTTGGCTGGTAATTATGCAAGAAGAGATCGGGCTACGTGTGCATATTTGTAAAGGATTCCCTATGACAACCACCATAATATTAAGTTGTAATGGCCAGAAAGAATATAGAAAGGCCCGGGCAAACGACAAAGTTGTCTAGTATTATATAAGTTAAACGTTTTCCCCATTGACTGCAGCCAGTGCTCCAAAGGATATTTTGGATTGTAACGCTCTCAGTGTCGACTTACTCCCACTGACCCCCCCATTGACTAATTTGTCACTTTTGTTCTCGCCTCGAAGGGACTTTTGGAAtatcttgtttgttttttttttttttgttgccatttTTGGCACTTTTTTTTGCTGGCAACCCTTTTCAAGGGCAATTTCGTATTCAAATGTTGTTTGACTCGGTGTCTGTCTCGCTTTCTCTCCATTTAGTTGCTGTACGTGTTCGTTGTGACCCCTGACCcccgttttccatttccattttccccgTAGCCAGTACATTTGGACCACATCCCCCACCGGGGAGCTCTCATTCGCACGTAATTAGCTGTTAATTTGGACTACCACTTGGCAACCGGGCGTGGAATTTACTTTGTAACTTCTCCATGTTTCGGCGTGTGGGACAGAGCCGCTCGTGGGTAAATTGGGCAAACGTTTTTGATTTGTCCCACAGAAGACGATGGGACTCGTATGGTTTATTAGCTCTGGTTTTGCTTTACACTATGCTTACGTTAAATTGGTATGATTTTACAAAGGTTAATTTGGTTACACAAATGTTATTTTGATTATACAATTGTTATTTTGACTATACAATTGTTATTTTGATtatataattgtttttttgAATATACAATTGttattttgattataaaattattgttTTGACTATACAATTGTTATTTTGATTCTACAATtgttaatttgaatttttacaaacgatattttgattttacagACAATATTTTGATTGCACAAACGTTATTTTGCTTATACAATTGATATTTTGAATTTACAAATGTTTTTGGTTGCTTATCTTAAGAGGCTGTAAGGACTACATTTTCTTACAGGCGACCAATGTTGTCAACAAACGCCTGAAGCTCGGCTTGACCCTCTGCGTCGGGGGCTGACATGATCTTGTCGAGAATCTGCCAGTGAATGTGCTTATTCAATAGTCCCTGCTTGATGATCAAGGCGCGCATCAGGATGTTGAAATGGCGAGCTCTCCAAGCGGGACGCAGTCGCGGAATATAGATGCGATTGTTGACCATCTCGTTGTCGTCCACATCGTCGATGTAGACCTCTCTGCGCTCCTCTTCGCTaggctgctcctgctgctttgGAGGGATTTTCTTAGGCTTCTTTGGGGGTGGAGGTATGGGATTCGTTACCGGCTGTCGGTTGGCGAGCTTCGCCATCCATTTAGATTGCAGGGCGACCAGCGCTAGGTACTCCTTGTGCATTAGGTTTGGCACATCGCGGGACAGTTCCTCCAGCATGTCGATCATCACATCCTCCGGAAAGCTGCACGACTCCGGTATCCAGTTGCCATCGGTGGGCAAAATCTTGGCCATGGAACCAAGCAACGTGGTTACAATTTTTCAATGTTATTGTTTTGTGAAAGCTACGTCGATAGATCGTGCTATCGATCGATAATATGATAATCGGCTTACCGCAATGCGTGGGAGGATTATAGAACGTTCACACTTATATTGATGTTATAAgctattaaataaatatatatgtatataatataatgccacaaaatattttatttatatgcatttataaatggtaatttaatttaaataccAAGTTATCTTGCAATCGAAAGAGCCGATAACATTAGAAATAAGACCAAGCTTAAAGAAACTTTTAACTTAAACTGCGACAACCTGGGCGTTGGACAGCTTCAGTTTCATGCGAGACGTCACAAGGACCAAGGAGCATTGAACATTGGGGCACCACCACCTGCAGTGCAGCCCCTGGCTCCCTTGCCCATCCATCTGGTGAGCCAAGTAACCCCGGGAACCCAGCTGACAAGCAAATTACTTGACCGGGGCCACACCAACCACAAGTCAAGGTATGGCTGGCAACCGTTAACTTTGCAGCTAATTATAAATGAAATCCGATATCAAAAGGCACACTGGGACACGCCTTTGTGCAACACccagccaccaccacccactcacacacacgggGGGTTGCCCCATGCACcccccgcacacacacacacacacacagacactgAACCAGCCGTCGAATACACAGACAATGTCAATTCATTTGGAGTTTTGGAAGTCCTGGTCTTGGAGTCCTACGGTCCTGGAGTCCTGGATTCCAACCGGCCGCCAGTCTGTGGTTCtcggcaaacaaacaaataatgaAAACAGCACAAAGGGGCAGGCATCCGGGCGGCACTGGCGGGGGGAGGGGTGGCATGGTTGGTGTATTGTGGGCGTGGACCGAGAACAAAGTGGAAAATTCATAAAATGTCATTGTCGCTTTATTAAAACGCGCCAAAAACCTTCACGATGCCCCACCACCACTAGCAGCGCAATCTAACCCCCATTTCTAACACACAATTATGCAGTGAAATCAATTGGGTATTGAAAGCAATTTaagtataataaataatttcattcAACTAAAATCTAATACAAATGTTTCAATTCTGAGAATTTTACTTAATGTTTGTATATCTTTTATAAACCTTATTATAAAGCGATCATTTCGATTGGCAGTATTTTTAGCGGTGCACCCACACATTGATGTCAATCGTGGTACAACGAAGGGGGTGTTTCCGCGGGGGGATTTTGGGGGTTGGGTGGGGTTTTTGGGGGCGCATGACTGGGTGGGTGGGTGCTTTGGCAAATTGGGCGGACGGCGACGTTGTCTGCTTTGCCATCGACAGCTGTTGGCGTCATTTACAAAAGCTTTTTGGCCGTTTTATGGGGTTTTGCAAcagtttcattttcattttgcgcagggcgcacacacacacacactcatgaGCAGGAGAAGGCGGTGGGCGGGGGTGGAGTTTGGGGGTCGCATAATGCCGCCATTAGAAGTTGCCGCCAAGCACTTGCTAACGCCAAAAGATGATGATGAGCAGCAGCAAGAGCAACAAGGACCATATGCCATATGTGTATGCAGTGGCATTCGCAGAAGGGGTCtaaactatatatttatatatttaagtacTACTTTTAAACAATAAGTGAAGGTAGCAGGGTGCCCTTAAAAACAAGATTAAAGCCCTTGATTGGAAGTTACTTTCTAAAAGAGAAAATATCCCTATAAAGACTTTAGTTATAAGCCCCCTTTATCATATGCCAAAGACGCCCATGTATGTTACGCCGCAATTGTATCTGTAGTTGTGCGATGTTGCGACAACGATAATAGCTCCAACGTTTGTTGATTCGTTTGCcgtctatatatataaatgtctGCCTGCCCAACCTAGGATTTTATCACGCCCAAGCCCCCAAAGTCCACGCCCCGGTCCCCGCCCATGCACCCATAACCATTTTCCCTTGCCCCTTTTTCCCAAGCGTCGTCATCGTCAGCGTCATATTTGAACTTTTAATATTGACGCCATTTAACACGTTCGGGTGGAAATTTTATAAATGACTCTGTCTGTCGTTGGCTGGCTCCCTACTATCACCCCCCTGTAGCCTCCTTGTAACCACCTTGTAGCCTCCTTGTAACCCCCTATAACCCGTGTAACCCCCCACTGTGAACGACAACCTTCGATCCCCTTCGACGCGACAACGAACaatgatgataatgataatgatagtgccgatgatgatggcgatAGCGCTGATTATGCGGCTGATTTGGGCCGTGAGTAGTTTGGCTTGAAAATGCAGTTAATACGTTGAATTACTCGACTGTTTGTGGCCATGGCATAGATAATTGAATCATGATTTCAAATTGGCCAATTGGTTTATAACTTAAATGGCATGCCTAATAAATCGATCAAATCAAGAGTTTTGAGTTTTGATATTTGAGTATTTCAATTATATATGTTTGGTGATCATCTTGATTGGAATCCAGGGTAGTAGCTCAAAGTTTCGTGTAGTCCTTGTTCAAACTGTCAGTAGTCACTTGCGGCTTTTACGTTGGATTGTCTGCGAATTAGCTGGAGAGAGCAAATCACTTAAAGCGACCGCGCAGCTCAATCACGGCAACTCCAGGACTTTTGGGGCGGTACACTGGGACATTAGGACAACGGGACATCGGGACATCAGGACACGACAGTGGAGTCACTATCGAATGTCAGGAGTGTGTGGCATCTTATAAATCGATATGAGTGTCTGTTGCACAGACAGCGAGACTGAGACTGAAGTTCGATCGTTACTGCCGTCGACAAGAGTGCCTGTCCTGGCATACACTGCAAGAAATTAGGTAGTTACTAACGCAATTTAAGCAATTTACCTCATTTATTGTCGTTTTGCACGAGAGAGCTTAAGATTGACTATGTTTTAGTCCTTGGCcaaagtaaaaaaaatgtttttgccAGGCAGTCGAAAGTCGCCGCACAAGGGACCCCTTTTTTCTGCCTGTGCAACATTGCGAGGGGTGCAAATGGGCGCAGGGACTGTGGCAACGCGTCATCTTGTCAAATATTTCGCGCTAAATTAACACGACAGCGCGCCCAAATGGAGTAAGAAGATGTCAGCCGGGCCGAAAGGACAGACCTGGCACAGAGTCGCTAGTTGCAAGTGCCGGGTCCTCAAAGGacgccaaaaaaaagaaaaaaaaagtacaGCTCAAGTGGTGCAGGGGCGTTGCAAAAAGGGGAGCGGGAAAAGGGGCTGGTGGTGCGGATGGCATTGCCATGTGCCGGCTCCTttgcacatacatacatactggTACATAACTCAAATAGCGACGCAGTTGTCTGCACCACCCCcatttgtatgtgtgtgtgagtgcatAATTTGTTGGCTTTGTGCAACACCCCCCCCTCGTTGGCCCCCTTTTTTGCCACCTACCCCCCACTGAATGGCAGACGAAGCCGTGCCAGGCATCAAGACAGGCCAAAAGTCGTTTGGTCGGCCAGGACATGCAGCCAGAAGATTCGAGCCGAAGATTTAACTACCCTACAGGCAAATTTATACAACACTTATGGCAATATTGAAGTTGGCTATTAAGATATATACTAGTATTATGCTCCTTCTGTAACCCAAACATTTTAATCAAATCTTAGTGTTACTTCATATGACTTCCACTAGCTGAAGCACCTCAAGAAAGGGTATTAAAAAGTGGCGGAGGAAGATGCTTGCAACAGCTGCCGCTTGCAAAAGTTAACACTAACTAAGGACAGGCGGCAAGACAGACAGGGTGGCAGAATGAGAGGGCTTGatagacagagagagagagagagagaggcgGCTAGAGCTGGTGTGACAGGGACAGGGGCTGGGTGTGAGAAAGAGATGTCGAGGCAGAGCGACACAGACACGgcatattattaaaaatgatAGCAGCAATTTAGGCGCCGGCGTAATTAAAATTAGTCAACCTAATGatgcatcatcatcattatcagaCAGCGGTGGCAACGAGCTAAGAAGCCAGCCATTCAGCATTCCCCATTTTATTACTATCACTACTATTCAAAGTGGTAATAAATCGGAATTTAAAGATCTTGAAAAATGATCACAacatgaaataaaacaaaacattcgCTATAACTCAAGTTAATTTCATAAGTCATTAATTTTAAGTGACcattacatatatttatacatttccAAGTTAATAAAACTCTATGAATTCTTATCAATTTCAGCTAAATGGCAAGCTAAAGCATTTCTACGAAAATCTGCGGTCGTAACTCTGAACATCGAAATGCCAGTTGTAAGTACATAATTTTCTTGCATTTATCCTTCCCTTCGATGACGTCATTATGGGTGGCGCATATGGCGCAAAAATTGGCAAGTGgcaaggggggggggggggtgtCCTTACAGGCACCCAAGGACGCATTAAAAGCCAATAACAACATCCGTGATGAGcatgaaattaatttacagAAAGCACTTGATGGGCTTATTGACAGACGCGGGCATCGCACATTTATAGCCGGCCATTTGCGCTCTAAAACTGTGTGGATATATCCATGTGTATATATCTATGTGTATAGGGATATACTATATGGGGGGATGCAACCATAAACAGACGCACActtattaattaaaagcatACATTAAGGCCACACTCACCCACACAGACGCGCACAAGGAATAGCGCTTTATGTGCGGCCAGATCATAAACTCCATAAAATCCTTATACGACCACCATCTACCACTGGGCACTGCGCAAAAATGTGGGCAGCATATGATGGAAACAACTATTCTATATTTTAAACTGCAAAATATTAACAGACCAATATAACTATTTTacctttaatattttatttaatgctCAATGCtctatatttttatttcgaaCATGAAAAAGTATTGAGTTCTATAAGTTCACATCTTTAGAATAATATTTTCGTACTATTTTCCAAATAATTTCGTATTCAAAGGATAAAATGAATTATCTAAAAATACTAGTGTTGGTAAATCCTTGAGTGTTCattatttttctcagtgcctGCTGGCAGCAACATTTGGTGAGCATATTGAACGCCTTCTTGGCCTTTTCGGGATAGCatttggctttggttttggctttCGCTTTGGTTTCGGGGCTTGGAGCTCATAAAAATTGGCTTAGACCGCATCAATGTTGgcctgt
The Drosophila mauritiana strain mau12 chromosome X, ASM438214v1, whole genome shotgun sequence DNA segment above includes these coding regions:
- the LOC117146909 gene encoding moonshiner isoform X2, whose protein sequence is MAKILPTDGNWIPESCSFPEDVMIDMLEELSRDVPNLMHKEYLALVALQSKWMAKLANRQPQQEQPSEEERREVYIDDVDDNEMVNNRIYIPRLRPAWRARHFNILMRALIIKQGLLNKHIHWQILDKIMSAPDAEGQAELQAFVDNIGRL
- the LOC117146909 gene encoding moonshiner isoform X3, whose translation is MAKILPTDGNWIPESCSFPEDVMIDMLEELSRDVPNLMHKEYLALVALQSKWMAKLANRQPQEQPSEEERREVYIDDVDDNEMVNNRIYIPRLRPAWRARHFNILMRALIIKQGLLNKHIHWQILDKIMSAPDAEGQAELQAFVDNIGRL
- the LOC117146909 gene encoding moonshiner isoform X1, translating into MAKILPTDGNWIPESCSFPEDVMIDMLEELSRDVPNLMHKEYLALVALQSKWMAKLANRQPVTNPIPPPPKKPKKIPPKQQEQPSEEERREVYIDDVDDNEMVNNRIYIPRLRPAWRARHFNILMRALIIKQGLLNKHIHWQILDKIMSAPDAEGQAELQAFVDNIGRL